The stretch of DNA GAAATTGAATTAGATCGCCACCCTTCCCAGAGGTCGCTCACGATGACAGGCAAAGGGAGAGACTGCCACGGCTTCGCCTCGCAGTGACATGCCGGAGGTTTCACTATTCACTATTCACTGCTTTTCCATCAATTCATGTACCCCATCGCACCTTTCGGTTCTTCCGCTACTTCAATAGTCCCGAATGATGCTTCATATCTGGATATATTTTCTGCAAGGGCGTTGAAAATACGTTTAACGTGTCCGGGGCTCACCACGATCCTGGCTGTAACAGCACCTTCCGGAGGAGCAAGCATAATAAAATCCATTACAAATTCCTCTTTTGTATGTGCTACCACCATATTGTTTGCATATACTCCGCCCTTTATTTCATTAGGGAAATATACTTTGATGTCCTGTTGACCGTTCGGCATATAGACTCCTTTAGTTTTTTTAAAACTATAAAATATTTTCTTTGACCTTGCAATAAAAGGCTGTAAACTGATATTATCTTTCTCGAATCATGGAAATTACAGAAAACAATCTCATAAAAAGGCTCAAAAGATTTGAACAGAAAAACGAAAGGGTAATAAGAGGCATCGGCGATGACGGCGCAGTCGTTGAAATGACTCGTGGTCGTTATGTCTTTGTACAGGATGCACTCGTAGAACACATCCATTTTGAATTTTCTTTTATGGATGCGGTTTCGGTTGGTAAAAAATCGATATACGTCAATGTTTCCGATATACTCTCCATGGGCGCCGACCCGCTGTACTTTCTCGTCACTATAGGTATCCCCGGCAGCATGTCATACAATACAATCATAGATTTGTATAAAGGCATGCATCGTGCTGCCCGGGAATTTAATGTTATCCTTCTTGGCGGGGATACAGTTGAAACGAAAAGCGACTTTTTTAGCGATGTCTCTATGGCAGGCATCCTGAAGAATGATACGTACCTGGGGAGAAATACAGCCAATGCGGGCGACCTGAT from Pseudomonadota bacterium encodes:
- a CDS encoding DUF3467 domain-containing protein, with product MPNGQQDIKVYFPNEIKGGVYANNMVVAHTKEEFVMDFIMLAPPEGAVTARIVVSPGHVKRIFNALAENISRYEASFGTIEVAEEPKGAMGYMN
- a CDS encoding AIR synthase related protein, with the protein product MEITENNLIKRLKRFEQKNERVIRGIGDDGAVVEMTRGRYVFVQDALVEHIHFEFSFMDAVSVGKKSIYVNVSDILSMGADPLYFLVTIGIPGSMSYNTIIDLYKGMHRAAREFNVILLGGDTVETKSDFFSDVSMAGILKNDTYLGRNTANAGDL